The genomic interval AGCGCGTCACCGCCTCGCTGGATGCCGGCTACGACATTGCCCTGCACAGTCAGGGTGATCTGGCAGCCAGCCAGGCAGCCGCTCATGCGGCGCGGCCACTGAGCGCGGTGTCGCTGGCCCGTATCACCCGCGCGCAGAACCAGCGTGGCAACCTACGTGTCGATGTCGCGGCGGTTCACGCCGAAGTCGAACAAATCTTCAAGGAGAACGGCATCGCCTAAGCGGTACCGGTAGAAAAAAGGGAGACGAGCAGTGCTAAGAAACAAGTTGATCCTCGCCGCGTCAGCGGCGGTATTGGCGATGGTGGCTCCGGCCGCCGCGCAGTCGGTTCTGACCGCGAGTTCGGAACAGACCACCACTTGGGTCCGCAATTTCAACCCGTTCCAGCAGACCTCGGCGCGCTACACGACGCTCGATTTCATCTACGAGCCGCTGGTGGTGTTCAACCGTCTGGCCGGCAATGAGCCGAACTTCCGTCTCGCTGAAAGCTACGAGCTGTCGGACGATCTTAAGTCGATCACCTTTGTGCTGCGCGATGGTCTGAAGTGGTCCGACGGCGAGGCGTTCACCGCCGACGACGTGCTGTTCACCTATGACTATATCAAGAAGTTCCCAGCGCTCGATTTCATCTCGATCTCGGCACTGCTGGAGTCGGTTGAAAAGGTTGATGACCGCACGGTCCGCTTCCACCTGCTTGAGCCGAACTCGCTGATTGCCAACACCATTGTCGGCATGCCGATCGTGCCAGAGCACATCTGGTCGGGCATCACCGAGCCAGTGACTTTCGCCAACGAAAACCCCGTCGGTTCGGGTCCGCTGACCGAAATCACCCGTTTTACGCCGCAGGTTTACGAGCAGTGCCGCAACCCCAATTACTGGGATAACGCGACGCTGGCCGTCGACTGCATGCGCCTGCCACAACTTGCCGACAATCCGCAGGTGCTTGCCGCACTCGCCGAAGGCTCGCTTGATTGGGCCACGAGCTTTATCCCTGACATCGACAATACCTTTGTCGCCAAGGACCCAGAGCACAACAAATACTGGTTCACGCCATCGAGCCTGGTCTCGTTCTCGTTCAACCTCGAAACGGCTGACGCGAACAACTCCAAGGCGTTCAACGACGTCCAGTTCCGCCGTGCGGTCAGCATGTTGATCGACCGCGAAACCATCGTCGACATCGCCGGTTATGGCTATCCGCTGGTCAACGAAGATCCGTCCATGCTGGGCGAGCTGTATGCGTCCTTCGCCAACCCCGAAGTCGCGACCCAGTTCGGCCAGTATGGCAAGTTCGACCTCGACGCCGGCATGGCCCTGCTCGACGAAGCTGGCTATGTCGACGCCAACAATGACGGCTTCCGCGACAATCCGGACGGCACGCCGATCACAATCGACATCGAAGTTCCAAACGGCTGGACCGACTGGATCGATGCGGTGCAGATCGCCATGGAAACCATGCAGCAGGCTGGCCTCAACGTGAAGATGAGCACGCCGGAATCGGCTGTGTGGACCTCGGACCTGATCGACGCCAAGTACTCGATGACGCTGAACTCACTGGCAGCGGCTGCGAACCCATACTTCCCCTACCGCCGTTCGTTCAATCCAGACGATTTCGGCAAGAGCCGCTTCTCGGCCCAGCGTTGGACCAATCCCGAAGTGATGGACCTGCTCGACAGCTATACGCAGAGCAAGGATCCGGCCGAACAGAAGACCATGATGGATCGTATTCAGCTGATCGTGGCTGAAAACCTGCCAGTCATTCCGATCTACAACAGCCCAGCTTTCTACCAGTACAGCACCAAGCGCTTTACCGGTTGGGCCGATGCGGAAAACCCCTTCGTTTCGCCGACCATCTCCAATGCCAATCCGGCCCGCCTGCTCCAGTTGCTGGCGCTGCGTCCGGTCGCTCAATAATATCCTTCGGGAGCGCGCCGCAAAGCGCGCTCCCGATCCATCTTAACGCCCCGCCAGGAACGCAGAGAAAAGGAACACGGCTCGATGGTTTTTCTGCTCAGGCGACTGGCGTTTTACCTCGCGGCTTTTCTTGCCGCCGCGACGATCAATTTCTTTCTGCCGCGGGTCCTGCCTGGCGACCCCATCCAGATCATGTTCGCCAGCGCTGGCTCGGAACTGTCGCTGGAAAATCTCAACGCGCTCAAGTTGACCTTCGGCTTTATCGACGCGCCGCTTCACGAGCAGTATTTCGCCTATCTGCAGAGCGTCTTCACCGGCGATCTGGGCCGTTCGATCAAGTACTTCCCGCTGCCGGTAACCGAGCTGCTGGGCCGCGCGCTGGTCTGGACACTGGGCCTTGTCGGCATCGCCACCCTGATCAGCTTCACGCTCGGCACCTTTATGGGCGTGATGGCGGCCTGGCGACGCGGCACGGTGTTTGACACGATTGTGTCGCTGACCGCGATCTTTTCGAGCTCGGTTCCAGCCGTCGTCGTGTCGCTGATCATGCTGTTTGTGTTCGGCTATACGCTGGGCTGGTTCCCCAATGGCTATGCAGCCAACCCGCTGCTCGATCCGGCCTTCACCTGGGAATATATCTCGAGCGTCCTCTATCACGGCACGCTGCCCATGCTGACGCTGGTGATGGTGCTGACCGGCGGGTTCGCCGTGACCATGCGCAACAACATGATCAATCTGCTGGGCGAAGACTATATCGTGATGGGTCGCGCCAAGGGCCTGTCCGACAGCCGCGTCATGCTATGGTACGCCGCCCGCAACGCGCTGCTGCCCACCGTTTCGAGCCTCGCCATCGCGGTCGGCACCGTGCTCGGCGGCTCGCTGATCGCCGAGGTGGTCTACAATTATCCTGGCCTCGGCAACACGCTCTATCAAGCCATTCTGGCGCGTGACTATCCGGTTATCCAGGGCCAGCTCCTGATCATGACCGCCGCCATGCTCGTTTCAAACTTTGTCGTCGATCTGAGCTACGTCCTGCTCGATCCGCGCCTGAAGAAGGCCTGATCCCATGAAGCTCCTGTCTCAGCTTCTGCATAACAAGAAGGCCTTGGTGGGCGTGACCCTTCTGGCCATCATCCTGCTCGTCGCGATCTTTGCGCCGATGCTCACCGAATATAGCCCGACCCAACGCGTCGGACGGCCGCACCAGCCGCCATCCGCCGACCATTGGCTGGGCACCACTCGCCTCGGGCACGACGTCTTTACCCGGCTGATCTACGGCGCCCGCGTTTCGCTGGCTGTGGGTTTTGGCGCCGGCCTCATGATCACGCTCATCGGCACGGTGCTGGGCATCATTGCCGGCTACAAGGGCGGTGTGGTCGACGAAATCATCAACTTCTTCACCAACATGGTGCTGGTCGTTCCAAACCTGCCACTGTTGCTGGTGCTGGCGGCCTTTATCGGCCAAGCGAGCCCGCTGGTCATCGCGGTCATTCTGGGCCTGACCTCATGGGCATGGGGCGTGCGTGTCACCCGCTCAGAGACGCTCTCGATCCGGCAGAAGGATTTCGTCAAATCCGCCGAAATGCTGGGGGAGCCGAGTTGGCGCATCATGGCTTTCGAGGTTTTCCCGAACCTGATCTCGATCGTCGGCATCAACTTCATCGGCAGCGTGATCTTCGCTGTCATCACCGAAGCGACGTTGGAATTCCTTGGTTTGGGCGATCCCAATACCGTGTCCTGGGGCATCATGCTCTACAACGCGCAGAACGCTTCGGCGCTTTCGGTCGGCGCGTGGTGGGACCTGCTGTCGCCATGTCTGGCGCTGGCACTCTTGGGCCTCAGCCTCGCGCTCATCAACTTCGCCATCGACGAAATCGCCAATCCGCGCCTGCGCACCGGGGGCATGTTGGGGCGCTGGACCGGCATGGTTCGCACCGGGGAGGGCAAGCTATGAGCCAGCCAGTTCTATCCATTCGCGATCTCTGCATCGACTATATCGGCGCCGAAAAGGACTTTCGCGCCGTCAAGAATGTCAGCTTCGACATTGCGCCGGGCGAGTTCTTCGGGCTTGCCGGGGAGTCCGGTTGCGGCAAGAGCACCATCGCCTTTGCCGTCAGCCGGCTGCATAAACCACCCGCCCTGATCCGCACCGGCAGCCAGATATTGGTCAATGGGCAGGACGTAATGGCACTGGATGACAAGGCGCTGCGCAGCTTCCGTTGGCGCGAAGTGGCCATGGTGTTCCAGAGCGCGATGAATTCGCTCAACCCCGTGCTGACCATCGAAGCGCAGTTCCACGACGTGCTGAAAACCCATGCCGGGATGAACCGCGCCCAATCGCGCGTGCGGGCGGCTGAATTGCTCAAGCTGGTCGACATTTCCCCCGACCGGCTCGACAGCTATCCGCACCAGTGTTCGGGCGGCATGCGGCAGCGCATCGTCATTGCCATTTGCCTGGCGCTCAATCCAAAGCTGCTGATCATGGATGAGCCGACCACGGCGCTCGACGTGGTGGTGCAGCGTGAAATCCTGCTGCGCATCGACCAGTTGCGCAAGGACCTCGGGTTTGCCGTGCTGTTCATCACCCACGATCTGGGCCTGATGGTACAGGTCAGTGATCGCATCGGCATCATGCTCGAAGGCTCGCTGGTCGAGGTCAACGACGCACAGACGATCTACAACACGCCCCAGCATGACTACACGCGCCGCCTGTGGGCTTCGATGCCGCGGCTGCATGGCGAACAGATCCGGCAGGACGCATCCGCATGACCGATACCGCGCCCGTTCTCGCCCTCGATGGCGTCTCAAAAGTCTTCGGCGCTGGCGACAATGCCGTCTATGCCGCGCGCTCGATATCATTCGCGCTGCATGCAGGCCGTACGCTGGCACTGGTCGGGGAGTCCGGCTCCGGCAAGACCACCGCCGCCCGCCTGATCATGCGCGAATACCAGCCCGATCAAGGCCAGCTGTTGTTCCGCGGCGTGCCGGTTGGCAGCAGTGCCGTCAGCAGCCTCAAGGCTTACCGCGCGGCCGTGCAGATGGTGTTTCAGGATCCGTTTTCATCGCTGAACCCCGCCCATACCATTCGCTATCATCTCGAGCGCCCGCTGCGGTTGCATCAGCCCAAGCTCAACAAAAAGCAGCGGCTGGCGGCAATCGACGAACTGCTGGCAT from Devosia sp. 2618 carries:
- a CDS encoding ABC transporter substrate-binding protein, translated to MVAPAAAQSVLTASSEQTTTWVRNFNPFQQTSARYTTLDFIYEPLVVFNRLAGNEPNFRLAESYELSDDLKSITFVLRDGLKWSDGEAFTADDVLFTYDYIKKFPALDFISISALLESVEKVDDRTVRFHLLEPNSLIANTIVGMPIVPEHIWSGITEPVTFANENPVGSGPLTEITRFTPQVYEQCRNPNYWDNATLAVDCMRLPQLADNPQVLAALAEGSLDWATSFIPDIDNTFVAKDPEHNKYWFTPSSLVSFSFNLETADANNSKAFNDVQFRRAVSMLIDRETIVDIAGYGYPLVNEDPSMLGELYASFANPEVATQFGQYGKFDLDAGMALLDEAGYVDANNDGFRDNPDGTPITIDIEVPNGWTDWIDAVQIAMETMQQAGLNVKMSTPESAVWTSDLIDAKYSMTLNSLAAAANPYFPYRRSFNPDDFGKSRFSAQRWTNPEVMDLLDSYTQSKDPAEQKTMMDRIQLIVAENLPVIPIYNSPAFYQYSTKRFTGWADAENPFVSPTISNANPARLLQLLALRPVAQ
- a CDS encoding ABC transporter permease gives rise to the protein MVFLLRRLAFYLAAFLAAATINFFLPRVLPGDPIQIMFASAGSELSLENLNALKLTFGFIDAPLHEQYFAYLQSVFTGDLGRSIKYFPLPVTELLGRALVWTLGLVGIATLISFTLGTFMGVMAAWRRGTVFDTIVSLTAIFSSSVPAVVVSLIMLFVFGYTLGWFPNGYAANPLLDPAFTWEYISSVLYHGTLPMLTLVMVLTGGFAVTMRNNMINLLGEDYIVMGRAKGLSDSRVMLWYAARNALLPTVSSLAIAVGTVLGGSLIAEVVYNYPGLGNTLYQAILARDYPVIQGQLLIMTAAMLVSNFVVDLSYVLLDPRLKKA
- a CDS encoding ABC transporter permease codes for the protein MSQLLHNKKALVGVTLLAIILLVAIFAPMLTEYSPTQRVGRPHQPPSADHWLGTTRLGHDVFTRLIYGARVSLAVGFGAGLMITLIGTVLGIIAGYKGGVVDEIINFFTNMVLVVPNLPLLLVLAAFIGQASPLVIAVILGLTSWAWGVRVTRSETLSIRQKDFVKSAEMLGEPSWRIMAFEVFPNLISIVGINFIGSVIFAVITEATLEFLGLGDPNTVSWGIMLYNAQNASALSVGAWWDLLSPCLALALLGLSLALINFAIDEIANPRLRTGGMLGRWTGMVRTGEGKL
- a CDS encoding ABC transporter ATP-binding protein, whose product is MSQPVLSIRDLCIDYIGAEKDFRAVKNVSFDIAPGEFFGLAGESGCGKSTIAFAVSRLHKPPALIRTGSQILVNGQDVMALDDKALRSFRWREVAMVFQSAMNSLNPVLTIEAQFHDVLKTHAGMNRAQSRVRAAELLKLVDISPDRLDSYPHQCSGGMRQRIVIAICLALNPKLLIMDEPTTALDVVVQREILLRIDQLRKDLGFAVLFITHDLGLMVQVSDRIGIMLEGSLVEVNDAQTIYNTPQHDYTRRLWASMPRLHGEQIRQDASA